One Hydrogenophaga crassostreae genomic region harbors:
- a CDS encoding ABC transporter permease yields the protein MVKPRHHWLSDKLLWAALLLAALVVGLPHSEPLFASLFPQLERPVYRQEPFTQLLWQHLLLVGVSGAASVLVGTLAGVWVTRPQGRAFRPVLETLVSMGQTLPPVAVLALAVPAVGFGELPALMALALYGLLPVVQGTITGLQAVPAPVLQAANGMGLSPWQRLLQVEGPLALPVWLSGVRTSVIINIGTAAIASTVGAKTLGSPIIVGLSGFNTAYVLQGAIVVGMLAVVVDMVFERLARRVAWAH from the coding sequence ATGGTTAAACCGCGCCACCACTGGCTCAGCGACAAGCTGCTCTGGGCCGCGCTCTTGCTGGCAGCGCTGGTGGTGGGCCTGCCGCACAGCGAGCCGCTGTTTGCCAGCTTGTTTCCCCAGCTGGAGCGCCCGGTTTACCGGCAGGAGCCGTTCACGCAACTGCTGTGGCAACACCTGCTGCTGGTGGGGGTGTCGGGTGCCGCTTCGGTGCTCGTGGGCACACTGGCCGGGGTCTGGGTCACACGTCCCCAGGGGCGCGCCTTTCGGCCGGTGTTGGAAACGCTGGTGTCCATGGGGCAAACATTGCCGCCTGTGGCGGTGCTGGCGCTGGCTGTGCCGGCCGTGGGGTTTGGCGAGTTGCCCGCCTTGATGGCGCTGGCGTTGTATGGCTTGCTGCCGGTGGTGCAGGGCACGATCACCGGCCTGCAAGCTGTGCCCGCCCCGGTGCTGCAAGCGGCCAACGGCATGGGGCTGTCACCGTGGCAGCGTTTGCTTCAGGTTGAAGGGCCGCTGGCCCTGCCGGTGTGGCTGTCGGGCGTGCGCACCTCGGTCATCATCAACATTGGCACGGCGGCCATTGCCTCCACGGTGGGGGCCAAGACGCTGGGCTCACCGATTATCGTGGGCCTGAGCGGTTTCAACACCGCTTATGTGTTGCAAGGCGCCATCGTGGTGGGCATGCTGGCGGTGG
- a CDS encoding ABC transporter ATP-binding protein, with product MIEFKNVSKTYGHAPDAPKALDDVSLTIGRGELVVMIGASGSGKSTLLKMINRMEQPSSGTVVLDGQDMAQMPVRDLRLRMGYVIQSVGLFPHWTVARNIGVVPTMLGWPPERIAERVTELLTLFDLDPATYGPRLPHQLSGGQQQRVGVARALAGDPEVLLMDEPFGALDPLIRAALQDEVKRIHQASGKTIVMVTHDIDEALRLGTQIVLLEQGRIAQVGTPLALLGQPANDRVADFVGRSDVGIKLLSLQSAGSLARAGVAQTGPSLPASASLREALSTLALHGCDTLNLLDDAGAHTGVLHAADLFNRARVGDPQRRDARATHG from the coding sequence GTGATCGAATTCAAGAACGTTTCCAAAACCTATGGCCACGCGCCAGACGCACCGAAAGCGCTGGACGACGTGAGCCTGACCATTGGGCGCGGCGAGCTGGTGGTGATGATTGGCGCCTCGGGCTCGGGAAAGTCCACCCTGCTCAAGATGATCAACCGCATGGAGCAGCCCAGCAGCGGCACCGTGGTGCTGGACGGGCAGGACATGGCGCAAATGCCGGTGCGCGATCTGCGCCTGCGCATGGGCTACGTGATCCAGTCGGTGGGGCTGTTTCCGCACTGGACGGTGGCGCGCAATATTGGCGTGGTGCCCACCATGCTGGGCTGGCCGCCCGAGCGCATTGCCGAGCGGGTGACCGAGCTGCTGACCCTGTTTGACCTGGACCCCGCCACCTACGGCCCGCGCTTGCCACACCAGTTGTCCGGCGGACAGCAGCAACGCGTGGGCGTGGCGCGCGCGCTGGCGGGCGACCCGGAGGTGCTGTTGATGGACGAGCCTTTTGGCGCGCTGGACCCGCTCATTCGCGCGGCCTTGCAAGACGAGGTGAAGCGCATTCACCAGGCCTCGGGCAAGACCATCGTCATGGTCACGCACGACATCGATGAAGCCTTGCGGCTGGGCACCCAAATTGTCTTGCTGGAGCAGGGCCGCATCGCGCAAGTGGGCACGCCGCTGGCGCTGTTGGGCCAGCCCGCCAATGACCGGGTGGCCGACTTTGTGGGCCGCAGCGACGTGGGCATCAAGCTGCTGTCGCTGCAAAGCGCGGGCAGCCTGGCGCGCGCCGGGGTGGCGCAGACCGGGCCCAGTTTGCCGGCCAGCGCCTCGCTGCGCGAGGCCTTGTCCACACTGGCCTTGCATGGCTGCGACACCCTGAATCTGCTGGACGACGCAGGTGCTCACACCGGTGTGCTGCACGCAGCCGACTTGTTCAACCGCGCCCGCGTGGGCGACCCGCAGCGGCGGGATGCCAGGGCGACCCATGGTTAA
- a CDS encoding ABC transporter permease, whose translation MSVANPLTTADSLRWRPAQAVLSLMAAGACAGLPLLRVAPNRLVSGESVSFFSLLQGPVWGLAALLAALLVLALTPPRRLGLWLTVAAATGLAVGLGGLAASHAIQAVSADMPFARTSLGSGLWLLWLLMGLVLADALQALRATGLVRLGVAMAALLPLALLLASGGADELSIMKEYANRSDEYWDAIARHVQIVVLALFLTLAMGLPLGWAAHRYARAGKAMFPVLNIIQTIPSIALFGLLMAPLAWLAASWPALGRAGISGVGLAPGVLALTLYSLLPVVRGTLAGLAQVPAAVTQAAQGLGFSPAQLFWQAQVPLALPVVLGGLRTASIQAVGLAAVTALIGAGGLGSLMFEGLFSSAQDLVLLGVVPIVVLGALVDGVFKLLIGLTRPATTPLEFAQ comes from the coding sequence ATGAGCGTGGCTAACCCCCTGACCACCGCAGACTCGCTCCGCTGGCGGCCCGCTCAAGCGGTGCTCTCGCTGATGGCGGCGGGCGCTTGTGCCGGCCTTCCGCTGTTGCGGGTGGCCCCGAACCGGCTGGTGTCGGGCGAGTCGGTCTCGTTTTTTAGCCTGTTGCAAGGACCGGTCTGGGGACTGGCGGCCTTGCTGGCAGCGCTGCTTGTGCTCGCGCTGACCCCGCCCCGCCGCCTTGGCCTGTGGTTGACCGTGGCCGCGGCGACCGGCTTGGCGGTGGGCTTGGGTGGGCTGGCCGCCAGCCACGCCATACAAGCGGTGAGTGCCGACATGCCCTTTGCCCGCACGTCGCTGGGCAGCGGCCTGTGGTTGCTCTGGCTGCTGATGGGCCTGGTGCTGGCCGACGCGCTGCAGGCACTGCGGGCCACCGGGCTGGTTCGCCTGGGCGTGGCCATGGCGGCCTTGCTGCCGCTGGCACTTTTGCTGGCCAGTGGCGGTGCCGACGAGTTGTCGATCATGAAGGAATATGCCAACCGCAGCGACGAGTACTGGGACGCCATCGCGCGCCATGTGCAGATCGTGGTGCTGGCGCTGTTTTTGACACTGGCCATGGGCCTGCCCCTGGGCTGGGCTGCCCACCGCTACGCGCGAGCAGGCAAGGCGATGTTTCCTGTGCTCAACATCATTCAAACCATTCCCTCGATTGCGCTGTTTGGCCTGCTGATGGCGCCGCTGGCCTGGCTGGCTGCGAGCTGGCCCGCGCTGGGCCGCGCCGGCATCAGTGGCGTGGGCCTGGCGCCGGGGGTGTTGGCGCTCACGCTGTACAGCCTGCTGCCCGTGGTGCGCGGCACGCTGGCAGGCTTGGCGCAGGTGCCGGCAGCGGTGACTCAAGCGGCACAAGGGCTGGGTTTTTCACCGGCACAACTGTTTTGGCAGGCGCAGGTGCCGCTGGCGCTGCCGGTGGTGCTGGGCGGCCTACGCACAGCGAGTATTCAGGCTGTGGGCCTGGCCGCGGTGACGGCGTTGATTGGCGCTGGCGGCCTGGGCAGCCTGATGTTTGAAGGCTTGTTCAGCAGCGCACAGGACCTGGTGCTTTTGGGCGTGGTGCCCATCGTTGTGCTGGGCGCGCTGGTGGACGGCGTGTTCAAACTGCTGATCGGGTTGACCCGCCCGGCCACAACCCCCCTGGAGTTTGCGCAGTGA
- the osmF gene encoding glycine betaine ABC transporter substrate-binding protein OsmF has protein sequence MTLIQRRTALLIAGSLAMGSAFAQAGAPVRVGSKIDTEGKLLGNMIVLALEANGIKTENKSGLGNTKVMRGALTAGEIDLYPEYTGNGAFIFGEESNPVWKNAKAGYERVKALDFEKNKIVWLAPSPANNTWAIAIRQDVATPNQLKTLDDLGQWLGKGGQFKLAASAEFVERSDALPAFQTAYNFKLKPDQLLTLAGGDTAVTIRAAGEKTSGVNAAMAYGTDGAVAALGLVILDDPKGVQPIYAPAPIVREAALKQNPKIADALAPVFKLLDGPTLQGLNAKIQLEGQDAKKVASDFLKSKGLLK, from the coding sequence ATGACACTTATCCAACGCAGAACTGCTCTGTTGATCGCCGGCTCGCTGGCCATGGGCAGCGCCTTCGCGCAGGCCGGCGCGCCGGTGCGCGTGGGCTCCAAGATCGACACCGAGGGCAAGCTGCTGGGCAACATGATCGTGCTGGCGCTGGAAGCCAATGGCATCAAGACCGAAAACAAATCTGGCCTGGGCAATACCAAGGTGATGCGCGGTGCGCTGACCGCCGGTGAGATTGACCTGTACCCCGAGTACACCGGCAATGGCGCTTTCATCTTTGGTGAAGAGTCCAACCCGGTCTGGAAAAACGCCAAAGCGGGCTACGAGCGCGTGAAGGCGCTGGACTTTGAGAAAAACAAAATCGTCTGGCTGGCGCCTTCGCCTGCCAACAACACCTGGGCGATCGCGATTCGCCAGGACGTGGCCACCCCCAACCAGTTGAAAACACTGGACGACCTTGGTCAGTGGCTGGGCAAGGGTGGGCAATTCAAGCTGGCGGCTTCGGCGGAGTTTGTGGAGCGCTCAGACGCGCTGCCGGCCTTTCAGACCGCCTACAACTTCAAGCTCAAGCCCGATCAATTGCTGACCCTGGCAGGCGGCGACACGGCGGTGACGATTCGCGCTGCGGGGGAAAAGACCTCGGGCGTGAACGCCGCCATGGCCTATGGCACCGACGGCGCAGTGGCCGCCCTGGGCCTGGTGATTCTGGACGACCCCAAAGGCGTGCAACCGATTTACGCGCCAGCGCCCATCGTTCGCGAAGCGGCCCTCAAGCAAAACCCCAAGATTGCGGATGCACTGGCACCCGTGTTCAAACTGCTGGACGGCCCCACGCTGCAAGGTCTGAACGCCAAGATTCAACTTGAAGGCCAGGACGCCAAAAAAGTGGCGTCAGACTTCCTGAAGTCCAAAGGGCTTTTGAAATAA
- a CDS encoding DedA family protein, which produces MTEITDFLLTNLLNHGALVLGSTLFLAALGVPLPASMLVVATGAFSQQGVMSLQTAAGVAVVSAVAGDGCSYLLGRLAGERFTSRWKGSKAWRSADRQFERWGTWSIFLSRFLFTPFALPVNLMAGSTLFPWPRFLVAVVMGEVIWVTMFGGLGLLFADSWEALSQMASDLSGFLVGALLLGVGIYALTRRR; this is translated from the coding sequence GTGACGGAAATCACCGATTTTCTGCTCACCAACCTGCTGAACCACGGCGCCCTTGTTTTGGGCAGCACTTTGTTCTTGGCAGCGTTGGGCGTGCCTCTGCCGGCCTCGATGTTGGTGGTGGCCACTGGGGCCTTCAGCCAGCAAGGCGTCATGAGCTTGCAGACGGCCGCGGGCGTCGCCGTTGTGTCGGCGGTGGCCGGTGACGGCTGCAGCTACCTGTTGGGCAGGCTGGCCGGTGAGCGCTTCACCTCCAGATGGAAAGGCTCGAAAGCCTGGCGGTCGGCGGATCGGCAGTTTGAACGATGGGGCACCTGGAGCATTTTCCTGAGCCGTTTTTTGTTCACGCCCTTTGCGCTGCCGGTGAATTTGATGGCGGGATCCACCTTGTTTCCCTGGCCCCGCTTTCTGGTGGCGGTCGTCATGGGCGAGGTCATCTGGGTGACGATGTTCGGTGGCTTGGGGCTGCTGTTCGCCGACAGCTGGGAAGCGCTGAGTCAGATGGCCAGCGACCTGTCGGGTTTCTTGGTGGGCGCATTGCTGCTCGGTGTGGGGATTTATGCGCTGACCCGACGGCGTTGA
- a CDS encoding LysR family transcriptional regulator translates to MDLKQLEYFVNVAELESVTRASILLGITQPSLSRQIRLLEVELRQTLLIRNGRGVQPTEAGALLVKHARAMLLQAERARREVKELRGVPTGRVTIGMPSSVSRFLSTPLAFAFQARFPNAGLSILEGQTYIMEWLSMGRVDLGVLINPQPLPHMDLVTLLTEPLYLVSANESPEGSDLFGPPVHLKDLANFNLLLPSRPHAIRIFLESQLSRFGLKLEVAWELDAFSSMLGLVRKGFGHGVMPESVFRGDEMRSQYVLRPIVEPDLISTVAVATNSARPLSPLAAGVIALMQEIVGEDGSTGIGH, encoded by the coding sequence TTGGACCTCAAACAACTCGAATATTTTGTGAACGTGGCGGAGCTGGAGAGCGTCACCCGCGCGTCGATCTTGCTGGGCATCACCCAACCTTCACTGAGCCGGCAGATCAGGTTGCTCGAAGTGGAGTTGCGCCAGACCCTTCTTATCCGCAATGGCCGCGGCGTGCAGCCCACGGAGGCCGGTGCACTGCTGGTCAAGCATGCCCGCGCGATGTTGCTGCAGGCCGAACGGGCACGCAGGGAAGTGAAGGAGCTCCGTGGGGTGCCCACCGGGCGCGTCACGATTGGCATGCCTTCGAGCGTCAGCCGCTTTCTTTCGACGCCATTGGCATTTGCGTTTCAAGCGCGCTTTCCCAATGCGGGTTTGAGCATCCTGGAGGGCCAGACTTACATCATGGAGTGGCTCTCCATGGGGCGGGTTGATCTCGGCGTTTTGATCAATCCTCAGCCCTTGCCCCACATGGATTTGGTGACGCTGCTGACCGAGCCTTTGTATCTGGTGAGCGCCAACGAAAGCCCTGAAGGGTCAGACCTGTTTGGCCCCCCGGTGCATCTCAAGGACCTGGCGAACTTCAATCTGCTCTTGCCCTCTCGCCCACATGCCATCCGCATCTTTCTGGAAAGCCAGCTTTCACGTTTCGGGCTCAAGCTGGAAGTGGCCTGGGAACTCGATGCCTTTTCGTCCATGCTGGGTTTGGTGCGCAAAGGCTTCGGTCATGGGGTCATGCCGGAAAGTGTGTTTCGCGGCGATGAAATGCGGTCGCAGTATGTGCTGAGGCCCATCGTTGAACCCGATCTGATCAGCACGGTCGCTGTCGCCACCAACTCTGCGCGCCCCCTGTCGCCCCTGGCCGCTGGCGTGATCGCCTTGATGCAGGAAATCGTCGGTGAGGACGGTTCAACGGGCATAGGGCACTAA
- a CDS encoding OsmC family protein: MPIGPNILADSGTPLFYELVNPGEVGITPPESRMGDSLRTWVRSLSVFQKEALVASARTGRTWRLASDEGPYLDGHDAAPCPLAFLSVGMIASYMNEITALAKSQGVAIRKLKLTQDNYYTMSGSMPKRTMVGGALPVELLVEIDCDLEDGELNQFLMNAIHASPLNGLMRGHLESLFTLSKNGIELQPAKALRMPGAVYPDPGDHFGEAQPVSDPAIDRLCWPKGTTAKKEVAGGTSAAGSSLAAEQNRQLNIGATCTLREDGMKEIVQLQYSPHGTSFNFLSEEAPENGGLGRAPDANSYISAGIGFCFMTQFGRFVKMLNLDLSDYRIVQDSHFSLGGASGGTGKAGTADPLETHVYLETSESDDVAREMLDISEQTCFLHAFCKTDLKTKLKVQRI, encoded by the coding sequence ATGCCCATCGGACCCAACATCCTCGCCGACAGCGGCACGCCCCTTTTTTACGAACTGGTCAACCCAGGTGAGGTCGGCATCACGCCACCCGAATCGCGAATGGGCGACAGCCTTCGGACCTGGGTCCGGTCACTCTCGGTGTTCCAGAAAGAAGCGTTGGTCGCGTCGGCACGCACCGGCCGGACCTGGCGCCTCGCGTCGGACGAAGGCCCCTACCTGGATGGCCACGACGCCGCGCCCTGCCCGCTCGCCTTCCTGAGCGTCGGCATGATTGCCAGCTACATGAACGAGATCACGGCCCTGGCGAAATCGCAAGGCGTGGCCATCCGGAAGCTGAAACTCACACAGGACAACTACTACACCATGAGCGGCTCGATGCCGAAAAGAACCATGGTCGGCGGCGCCCTGCCCGTGGAGCTGCTGGTCGAAATCGACTGCGATCTGGAAGATGGCGAGCTGAACCAGTTCTTGATGAACGCCATCCACGCGTCGCCGCTCAACGGGTTGATGCGAGGCCATCTGGAAAGCCTGTTCACCTTGTCAAAGAACGGGATCGAGTTGCAACCCGCCAAAGCGCTGCGGATGCCAGGAGCGGTGTACCCCGATCCCGGTGACCATTTCGGCGAGGCCCAACCGGTCAGCGACCCTGCGATTGACCGCCTTTGCTGGCCCAAGGGAACGACAGCGAAAAAAGAAGTCGCTGGCGGCACCTCCGCCGCAGGCTCGTCACTGGCGGCAGAACAAAACCGGCAACTGAACATCGGCGCGACCTGCACCCTGCGCGAAGACGGGATGAAAGAAATCGTGCAATTGCAGTATTCGCCCCACGGCACGTCGTTCAATTTCCTCTCGGAAGAGGCGCCTGAGAACGGCGGGCTGGGCCGTGCACCCGATGCCAACAGCTACATCAGCGCAGGCATCGGCTTTTGCTTCATGACCCAGTTCGGCCGGTTCGTGAAAATGCTGAACCTCGACCTGTCCGACTACCGCATCGTGCAAGACAGCCACTTCTCGTTGGGGGGCGCTTCCGGTGGCACCGGCAAGGCGGGAACAGCAGATCCGCTCGAGACCCATGTCTACCTGGAAACCAGCGAAAGCGACGACGTGGCGCGCGAGATGCTGGACATATCGGAGCAGACCTGTTTTCTGCATGCGTTCTGCAAAACCGATTTGAAAACCAAACTCAAAGTCCAGCGAATCTGA
- the nrtS gene encoding nitrate/nitrite transporter NrtS, protein MSSTRMRRLLIVNSPQWANDFVQIIRHAGNRRVLGFALKVCSVVGVVLNLINQGPQLLDGGSFSWWHGVLNFVVPFCVSSFSGGRNELRNRQASGY, encoded by the coding sequence ATGAGTTCGACCCGCATGCGTCGGTTGCTGATCGTGAACAGCCCCCAGTGGGCCAACGACTTCGTGCAGATCATCCGCCATGCCGGCAACCGGCGGGTGCTGGGCTTCGCCCTGAAGGTTTGTTCCGTCGTTGGCGTGGTGCTCAACCTGATCAATCAAGGGCCGCAGTTGCTGGATGGCGGATCCTTTTCATGGTGGCACGGGGTTCTGAACTTCGTCGTACCGTTTTGCGTCTCGTCGTTCAGCGGCGGTCGCAACGAACTGCGCAACCGGCAGGCGTCGGGATACTGA
- a CDS encoding aldehyde dehydrogenase family protein, producing MNAKTELKTLQHWIAGNWVDASGAETFDVLNPLDDSLYCRAAKGTGADVRSAVAAARAAFPTYKETTPTERERWLLRIAEIMEARKAELLDCLIDEIGSPMQKALFEFNKGLTMVRAAAGLCRNVRGETFPSDVPGKFSMSIRAPLGVVAVITPFNVPLIKTTRLVANALAVGNTVVHLPSEMAPHLTVLFAEIVAEAGFPAGSYNLVTGFGHEIGNDLTSHKDVDFVTFTGSSVVGQLISEICAKNKTPNTLELGGKSPTVILADADLDKVVPLAARSIFMFAGQACIGSSRFYVERPLYDSFVKRFAMVASKVGMGDLRDPNTVIAPIISERQRKRVKDHIADAVAKGATIVTGGQWEGNRCQPTLLTGVTEDMTVCKSETFGPVASIYPIDSYEEGLAKANDSEYGLSSAIFTKDIDKAFHFARNIGAGMCHINGATIHDEAHVPFGGNGESGVGREGTDADLEAMTELKWITVQL from the coding sequence ATGAACGCAAAAACGGAACTCAAAACGCTTCAACACTGGATAGCGGGCAACTGGGTCGACGCCAGTGGCGCTGAGACATTCGATGTGCTCAACCCACTCGATGACAGCCTGTATTGCCGGGCGGCCAAGGGCACCGGTGCGGATGTGCGCTCGGCGGTTGCGGCCGCCCGGGCGGCATTCCCGACCTACAAGGAAACCACGCCGACCGAACGCGAGCGCTGGTTGTTGCGCATCGCCGAGATCATGGAGGCCCGCAAGGCCGAACTGCTGGATTGCCTGATCGACGAGATCGGATCGCCCATGCAAAAGGCCCTGTTTGAATTCAACAAGGGCCTGACCATGGTCCGCGCTGCCGCCGGCCTTTGCCGAAACGTGCGGGGTGAAACTTTCCCGTCGGACGTGCCCGGCAAGTTCTCCATGTCGATTCGCGCGCCGTTGGGCGTGGTGGCGGTGATCACGCCGTTCAACGTGCCGCTGATCAAAACGACGCGGCTGGTGGCCAATGCCCTGGCGGTGGGCAACACGGTGGTGCACCTGCCTTCGGAAATGGCGCCGCACCTGACGGTGTTGTTCGCCGAGATCGTTGCCGAGGCGGGATTTCCGGCCGGTTCGTACAACCTGGTCACCGGCTTTGGCCATGAAATCGGCAACGATTTGACGAGCCACAAAGACGTCGACTTTGTCACCTTCACCGGTTCGTCTGTTGTCGGTCAGCTGATCAGTGAAATTTGTGCGAAGAACAAGACACCCAACACGCTGGAACTGGGCGGCAAGAGCCCAACGGTCATCCTGGCCGATGCGGATCTCGACAAAGTTGTGCCGCTGGCCGCCCGCTCCATTTTCATGTTCGCCGGCCAGGCCTGCATTGGGTCCAGCCGGTTTTATGTCGAACGCCCGCTGTACGACTCGTTCGTCAAACGGTTCGCCATGGTGGCCTCGAAGGTGGGCATGGGCGATCTGCGCGACCCCAACACCGTCATTGCGCCCATCATTTCCGAGCGGCAACGCAAGCGTGTCAAAGACCACATTGCCGATGCCGTGGCCAAGGGCGCGACCATCGTCACAGGCGGGCAATGGGAGGGCAACCGCTGCCAGCCCACGCTGCTGACCGGCGTCACCGAAGACATGACCGTTTGCAAATCCGAAACCTTCGGACCCGTGGCCTCGATCTATCCGATCGACAGCTATGAAGAGGGCTTGGCGAAGGCCAACGACTCTGAATACGGTCTGTCCTCGGCCATTTTCACCAAAGACATCGACAAGGCTTTTCACTTTGCGCGCAACATCGGCGCGGGCATGTGTCACATCAACGGCGCGACCATCCACGACGAAGCCCATGTGCCCTTTGGCGGCAACGGCGAAAGCGGTGTCGGCCGCGAAGGCACCGATGCCGACCTGGAAGCGATGACGGAACTGAAGTGGATCACCGTCCAGTTGTGA
- a CDS encoding TRAP transporter large permease — protein sequence MSELMIGFGGLAALLVLLSLRTPVGTAMLAVGIVGMWIVHPGGERAVASTVAGAAFHLSSDMALTILPLFILMGNLAGVSGMTRDVYSAAHAWLGHLRGGLASSTILGCAGFSALTGSSLACAVTMGRVALPEMKRYGYDDALATGTVAAGGTLGILIPPSAGFVVYAILTEESIARLFLAGVIPGVILASLFIFAIWWRVRRNPQLAPSLANAVPMRERVASLGRAGWFLGVLFLSIGGIYSGVFSAIEAAGIGAFLSFVVCLVRRSLTWPALREALNSTLHSTATTFYILIGAFVFTPFIARTGLPAAVTQAIIDTGASPMAVLVICLLALTALGMFMDGFAILVLTLPILQPLMESYGFDMVWFGVLMVLVLEMGLISPPVGINVFVVKSIAPPEVHLNTIFRGIWPFWFAMLGLIVLLLLFPQLALLMPQSMFGVAIT from the coding sequence ATGTCTGAATTGATGATCGGATTCGGCGGCCTGGCAGCTTTGCTGGTGTTGCTGAGCTTGCGCACGCCTGTTGGCACTGCGATGCTCGCCGTCGGTATCGTGGGCATGTGGATCGTGCATCCCGGTGGCGAACGTGCGGTTGCTTCGACGGTGGCCGGCGCTGCATTCCACCTCTCGAGCGACATGGCGCTGACCATCCTTCCCTTGTTCATCCTGATGGGCAATCTGGCAGGCGTGTCGGGCATGACCCGCGATGTGTACAGCGCTGCGCACGCTTGGCTGGGCCATTTGCGCGGCGGGCTCGCATCGTCCACCATTTTGGGTTGCGCGGGCTTTTCTGCCCTGACCGGTTCGTCCTTGGCTTGCGCTGTCACCATGGGGCGCGTCGCACTGCCTGAAATGAAGCGCTATGGTTACGACGATGCCCTGGCCACCGGCACTGTCGCCGCCGGCGGCACGCTGGGCATCCTGATCCCCCCATCCGCAGGCTTTGTGGTCTACGCCATCTTGACGGAGGAGTCCATAGCGCGTCTCTTCCTGGCAGGCGTGATCCCCGGCGTGATCCTCGCCAGCCTTTTCATCTTTGCCATCTGGTGGCGCGTGCGCCGCAACCCGCAGCTGGCGCCGAGTCTCGCCAACGCGGTGCCGATGCGTGAGAGGGTCGCTTCGCTGGGTCGGGCAGGTTGGTTTCTCGGTGTTCTCTTCTTGTCGATCGGTGGCATCTATAGCGGGGTTTTTTCGGCCATCGAGGCCGCGGGCATCGGCGCCTTCCTGTCTTTCGTGGTGTGTCTGGTGCGGCGCTCGCTGACCTGGCCGGCGCTGCGCGAAGCCCTCAACAGCACGCTGCATTCGACCGCGACCACTTTCTACATTCTCATTGGTGCCTTCGTCTTCACGCCCTTCATCGCGCGCACGGGCCTTCCCGCCGCGGTGACGCAGGCCATCATCGATACCGGCGCGTCACCCATGGCGGTTCTGGTGATTTGCCTGTTGGCTTTGACGGCGTTGGGCATGTTCATGGACGGCTTCGCCATCCTCGTGCTGACCCTGCCCATCCTGCAGCCGTTGATGGAGAGTTATGGGTTTGACATGGTGTGGTTCGGCGTGTTGATGGTGCTGGTTCTGGAGATGGGGCTCATTTCGCCACCAGTGGGCATCAATGTGTTCGTCGTCAAGTCGATTGCACCGCCCGAGGTGCACCTGAACACCATCTTCCGGGGCATCTGGCCTTTCTGGTTTGCCATGCTCGGCTTGATCGTGCTGCTGTTGCTCTTCCCGCAATTGGCTTTGTTGATGCCGCAATCCATGTTTGGTGTGGCGATCACTTGA
- a CDS encoding TRAP transporter small permease: MKHSPSAWLDRAIDLLGGVGSVATVLLVGVTFVTVIWRYVLGQPIYGIDDVAKMALVVTVACSMAYGARRHAHVQVDILEKLGGRKVTRFTDVVARLIGIATLAFTAKAVAVKGSCGMLCGNTSADLGIPHMPFYMLLALGFALYALVLVLELVAGLAAWSEPRDPHEEN, encoded by the coding sequence ATGAAACACAGTCCCAGCGCCTGGCTTGACCGCGCGATCGATCTGCTGGGCGGTGTGGGCTCTGTCGCCACCGTGCTGCTGGTGGGCGTGACCTTCGTGACCGTGATTTGGCGGTACGTGCTCGGTCAACCGATTTACGGCATCGACGACGTCGCAAAGATGGCGCTGGTGGTGACGGTTGCCTGTTCCATGGCCTATGGCGCGCGCCGCCATGCCCATGTGCAGGTGGACATTCTGGAAAAACTGGGCGGGCGAAAGGTGACGCGTTTTACCGATGTCGTTGCCCGGTTGATCGGCATCGCCACATTGGCGTTCACCGCCAAGGCCGTGGCCGTCAAAGGGAGTTGCGGCATGTTGTGCGGCAATACCTCCGCCGATCTGGGCATTCCGCACATGCCTTTCTACATGCTGCTGGCATTGGGTTTCGCGTTGTATGCGCTGGTGCTGGTGCTGGAACTCGTGGCCGGGCTGGCGGCATGGTCTGAGCCCCGTGATCCGCACGAAGAAAACTGA